From a region of the Oryza sativa Japonica Group chromosome 6, ASM3414082v1 genome:
- the LOC107281457 gene encoding uncharacterized protein — protein sequence MEGEDKLDLILRRMEEFERRQVEADQRRAEYQSLKAAVELWMPEIQKNAEDLQFLVGDEQSKVTLTTCSTECPNGSSPSRTARSIYDDEGSTPTIILELGGGEDKIHDPYIIAKDSLEVTPTMCSMKCSIPDTESNLTMVAEVTYASTATVSMELVAAQEAIDATYSDTSDHSKVMHTKCLTVVLDAIGDTGQAMVVFQTWTDAFKDVPTSVQFMDFFSSSMMANIKWNTPIPIKYSVQFLGHDMLATNALDVNSWPPPWSDGVIRGRDLRPSPWPGFNFCGTVEHWMPPWPPPTQPMPLTYPSKFGLVFTIDGVHIDWNLVVAVHKIFWSVMIKSMRHVPSISSELDDIQGKSTMIFIDVTIPEGCNPKKSGSATTETIFNSFSELLDVHLTTIEMLVSKRSQEIRCWQGAL from the coding sequence ATGGAAGGTGAGGATAAGTTGGATTTGATTTTGAGGCGGATGGAGGAGTTTGAACGGAGGCAGGTGGAGGCAGATCAGAGGAGAGCTGAATACCAGTCTCTCAAGGCGGCGGTAGAATTGTGGATGCCTGAAATCCAGAAGAATGCTGAAGACCTACAGTTTTTGGTTGGGGATGAGCAGTCCAAGGTGACGCTCACCACCTGTTCGACAGAGTGCCCTAATGGCAGCAGCCCGAGCAGAACAGCGAGATCCATCTACGACGACGAGGGGTCTACTCCAACGATCATCCTGGAGCTTGGGGGTGGTGAGGACAAGATTCATGACCCTTACATCATCGCCAAGGACTCTCTTGAGGTCACGCCCACcatgtgttcgatgaaatgctcCATCCCCGACACCGAGTCCAATCTCACCATGGTTGCGGAGGTGACCTACGCTAGCACAGCCACTGTCTCTATGGAGTTGGTAGCTGCTCAGGAAGCTATTGATGCCACGTACAGCGACACCTCTGACCATTCCAAGGTGATGCACACCAAGTGTTTGACGGTTGTCCTCGATGCCATTGGTGACACCGGTCAAGCTATGGTTGTGTTCCAGACCTGGACAGATGCATTCAAGGATGTTCCGACCTCCGTTCAGTTCATGGACTTTTTCTCATCAAGTATGATGGCTAACATCAAGTGGAACACACCAATACCCATTAAGTATTCGGTGCAGTTCCTTGGGCATGACATGTTGGCTACAAACGCTCTTGATGTTAACTCATGGCCACCTCCTTGGTCAGATGGAGTGATTAGAGGTAGAGACTTAAGGCCTTCGCCATGGCCGGGATTCAATTTCTGTGGGACGGTGGAACACTGGATGCCACCATGGCCACCCCCAACTCAGCCAATGCCTCTAACGTATCCATCAAAATTTGGCCTTGTGTTTACAATAGATGGAGTACACATTGATTGGAATCTTGTTGTTGCAGTGCATAAGATTTTTTGGAGTGTGATGATCAAATCAATGAGACATGTACCAAGCATCAGTAGTGAGCTGGATGACATCCAAGGGAAATCCACTATGATATTTATTGATGTTACAATCCCTGAAGGATGTAATCCAAAGAAATCAGGCTCTGCGACAACAGAAACAATATTCAACTCATTCTCAGAACTATTAGATGTGCACTTGACTACTATTGAAATGCTTGTCTCCAAAAGAAGCCAAGAAATTCGTTGTTGGCAGGGAGCTCTTTGA